From the genome of Eucalyptus grandis isolate ANBG69807.140 chromosome 2, ASM1654582v1, whole genome shotgun sequence, one region includes:
- the LOC104431312 gene encoding pleiotropic drug resistance protein 3 isoform X2: MAELIGTEADGIRSIQNELSELGRSLRSSFRLHVSSFGSTSVVNTIKNDTSDEYDLQWAAIERLPTFERLRSSLFDSEIDGRAVDDKGKKVVDVTKLGALERHFFIEKLIRHIENDNLNLLRKIRDRTDKVGVKLPTIEVRYLNLCIEADCEIVEGKPLPTLWNSLKSMLPGIPAVPGLKIRMAKISIIKDVSGTIKPGRMTLLLGPPGCGKTSFLKALSGTLGKSIKVTGEISYNGHYLNEFIPQKTSAYISQFDLHIPDMTVRETLDFSARCQGVGSREDIMMEISRREKEAGIFPDPDIDTYMKATAFKGLKRTLRTDYILKILGLDICAGTLVGDPMRRGISGGQKRRLTTAEMIVGPKKALFMDEITNGLDSSTAFQIVSCLQQLAHLTDATILVSLLQPAPETFDLFDDLILLVEGKIVYQGPRDQALKFFEDCGFRCPERKGVADFLQEVISRKDQAQYWQHPELPYSYMSVDMFCKKFKESYCGMKLDQELSGIFDRSKSHKNALSFDVYSLSRWELLRACMARELLLMRRNSFIYVFKSVQLIFVAFITMTVFLRTRMGIDVFHANDYMGSMFYGLIILLVDGFPELAMTVSRLTTFYKQKELYFYPAWAYAIPASILKLPLSLLESVVWTSLTYYVIGYSPEVGRFFRQLLLLFSVHLSSISMFRFLASIFQTAVASNLAGTVALLIVMLFGGFVIPKSSMPAWLKWGFWVSPLTYGEIGLSINEFHAPRWQKISSSNTTIGHTILESRGLNFNGYFFWISVGALLGFTLLFNIGFTLALTFLKPPGSSRAIVSREKYMHRSGTEDSQDNVKHEEPKKVPAEVVQTKHGRMVLPFTPLTLVFKDVQYYVDAPVEMRQQGFAQKRLQLLSDITGTFRPGILTALMGVSGAGKTTLMDVLCGRKTTGYIEGEIKVGGYPKVQETFARISGYCEQTDIHSPQITVEESVIFSAWLRLDPQINSERKMEFVNEVLETIELDGIKDSLVGIPGVNGLSTEQRKRLTIAVELVANPSIIFMDEPTTGLDARAAAIVMRAVKNIVDTGRTIVCTIHQPSIDIFEAFDELVLLKAGGRLIYSGPLGHNSSIVIKYFESIPGVPDIKSNYNPATWMLEVTSTSTEAELGIDFALFYKESTLYETNKELVKQLSTPLPGTSDLHFSSRFSQKWWGQFKSCLWKQYLSYWRSPPYNLTRTLHTIAVSFLFGLLFWNQGKKLNNQQNLFNVLGSMYIAVLFLGINNCSSVLHYVATERTVMYRERFAGMYSSLAFSLAQVVVEIPYILVQAILFVIITYPMIGYFGSADKIFWYFYVMFCSLLSFNYLGMLLVSLTPNVMVAAILQSAFYANFNLFAGFLIPKPKIPKWWIWLYYVCPTSWALNGMMTSQYGDIDKEIEAFGETKIVAAFLKDYFGFHHDQLYVVAIVLAAFPIVLATLFTYCIGHLNYQRR, translated from the exons ATGGCTGAGCTGATTGGAACAGAAGCAGATGGAATACGGTCGATTCAAAATGAGTTATCAGAGCTAGGAAGGAGCCTCAGATCATCATTTCGGCTTCATGTTTCGAGTTTTGGAAGCACCTCGGTTGTGAacacaataaaaaatgataCTAGTGATGAATATGATCTCCAATGGGCTGCCATTGAGAGGTTACCAACTTTTGAGAGGTTGAGGTCGTCCCTGTTTGATAGTGAGATCGATGGAAGGGCAGTAGATGATAAAGGAAAGAAGGTGGTTGACGTTACCAAGCTTGGTGCATTGGAACGTCATTTTTTCATAGAGAAGCTCATCAGGCATATCGAGAACGACAACCTTAATTTGTTGCGCAAGATTAGGGATAGAACTGACAA GGTTGGTGTCAAATTGCCCACCATAGAAGTCAGATATCTGAATTTATGCATTGAAGCAGACTGTGAGATAGTTGAAGGAAAGCCCCTGCCCACTCTCTGGAATTCTCTAAAAAGCATGCTCCCT GGTATTCCTGCAGTGCCGGGTTTAAAGATACGTATGGCCAAAATAAGCATCATTAAGGATGTCAGTGGAACTATAAAGCCTGGAAG GATGACTTTATTGCTTGGACCTCCTGGATGTGGGAAAACTTCCTTTCTTAAGGCTCTCTCAGGGACTCTAGGCAAATCTATCAAG GTCACTGGAGAAATTTCATATAATGGCCACTATCTTAACGAGTTCATCCCCCAAAAGACATCTGCTTATATAAGCCAATTTGATCTGCACATTCCAGACATGACTGTAAGGGAAACACTGGACTTCTCTGCCCGTTGTCAAGGTGTTGGAAGCAGAGAAG ATATCATGATGGAGATCAGCAGAAGGGAGAAGGAGGCAGGAATCTTTCCAGATCCTGACATAGATACTTACATGAAG GCCACTGCTTTCAAAGGACTTAAAAGAACTCTTCGGACAGACTATATTTTAAAG ATCCTAGGGCTGGATATCTGTGCGGGCACATTGGTTGGAGATCCCATGAGAAGAGGCATATCAGGTGGTCAAAAAAGGAGATTGACTACAG CGGAGATGATTGTGGGCCCAAAAAAAGCTCTATTCATGGACGAAATAACAAACGGCTTGGACAGTTCAACAGCCTTTCAGATTGTTTCTTGTCTTCAGCAGCTAGCACATTTGACAGATGCCACTATACTGGTTTCGCTTCTTCAGCCTGCGCCAGAAACATTTGATCTTTTTGATGACCTCATTCTGCTGGTTGAAGGGAAAATTGTGTACCAAGGCCCTCGTGACCAAGCTCTGAAGTTTTTTGAGGATTGTGGATTCAGGTGTCCTGAAAGAAAAGGGGTCGCCGATTTCCTCCAAGAG GTTATATCTAGAAAAGATCAAGCACAATATTGGCAGCATCCTGAGCTACCGTACAGTTATATGTCAGTTGATATGTTCTgtaaaaagttcaaggaatCTTATTGTGGGATGAAGCTTGATCAGGAGCTTTCAGGCATATTTGATAGGTCCAAAAGCCACAAAAATGctctttcttttgatgtttACTCTCTGTCCAGATGGGAACTTCTCAGAGCATGCATGGCGAGGGAACTTCTTCTCATGAGGAGAAATTCTTTTATCTATGTTTTTAAATCAGTACAG CTTATTTTTGTTGCATTTATCACGATGACTGTATTCTTGCGGACTCGGATGGGAATAGATGTATTTCATGCAAACGACTATATGGGCTCTATGTTTTACGGGCTAATCATACTCCTTGTTGATGGATTTCCGGAATTGGCAATGACAGTTTCAAGGCTCACAACCTTCTACAAACAAAAGGAGCTGTACTTTTACCCTGCTTGGGCTTATGCAATTCCAGCATCTATACTGAAACTTCCTCTTTCACTGCTGGAATCTGTTGTTTGGACATCTCTTACATATTACGTGATTGGATACAGTCCTGAGGTAGGCAG GTTCTTCCGCCAATTACTACTTCTTTTCTCTGTGCACTTGTCGTCCATATCCATGTTCCGTTTTCTGGCCTCAATCTTTCAAACTGCAGTTGCTTCCAACTTAGCTGGTACTGTTGCATTACTGATTGTGATGCTATTTGGTGGTTTTGTCATCCCAAAAT CCTCTATGCCTGCTTGGTTAAAGTGGGGTTTCTGGGTCTCTCCACTAACATATGGAGAAATTGGACTTTCCATTAATGAATTTCATGCTCCACGATGGCAAAAG ATTTCATCGTCAAACACTACAATAGGGCATACAATCCTTGAAAGCCGAGGACTAAACTTTAATGGGTATTTCTTTTGGATATCAGTTGGTGCCTTACTGGGATTTACCTTACTGTTCAACATCGGTTTCACTTTGGCCTTAACTTTCTTGAAGC CTCCAGGATCATCACGCGCTATCGTTTCACGTGAGAAATACATGCATAGAAGTGGAACCGAAGATTCTCAAGACAACGTAAAGCATGAAGAGCCAAAGAAAGTTCCTGCTGAAGTAGTGCAAACAAAACATG GAAGGATGGTTTTGCCTTTCACACCATTGACCCTCGTGTTTAAAGATGTGCAGTACTACGTAGACGCCCCTGTG GAAATGAGACAACAAGGCTTTGCACAGAAAAGATTGCAACTTCTCTCTGATATCACAGGCACATTCAGACCTGGTATTCTTACCGCATTGATGGGTGTGAGTGGAGCTGGGAAAACTACTCTGATGGATGTCCTTTGTGGGAGAAAAACTACCGGCTATATTGAAGGAGAAATAAAAGTTGGTGGTTATCCCAAGGTTCAAGAAACATTTGCAAGAATCTCTGGTTACTGTGAGCAAACGGACATACATTCCCCACAAATCACTGTGGAAGAGTCTGTCATATTTTCTGCTTGGCTTCGTTTAGATCCTCAGATTAACTCAGAACGTAAAATG GAATTTGTCAATGAAGTCCTGGAGACGATTGAGCTTGATGGAATAAAAGATTCTTTAGTGGGCATACCTGGTGTGAATGGTCTATCCACAGAGCAACGAAAACGACTCACTATCGCTGTAGAGCTTGTTGCAAATCCTTCCATAATCTTTATGGATGAGCCTACAACAGGACTTGATGCTAGAGCTGCTGCGATTGTCATGCGAGCAGTGAAGAATATAGTTGATACAGGAAGAACAATAGTTTGCACCATCCACCAACCCAGCATTGACATATTTGAGGCTTTTGATGAG TTGGTTTTATTAAAAGCTGGTGGACGGCTGATTTACTCAGGACCCTTGGGACATAACTCAAGCATAGTTATAAAATACTTTGAG AGTATTCCTGGGGTGCCAGATATTAAGAGCAACTACAATCCGGCTACATGGATGCTAGAGGTGACTTCTACCTCAACTGAAGCTGAACTTGGCATTGATTTTGCTCTATTCTACAAAGAGTCGACATTGTATGA GACCAACAAAGAGCTTGTAAAGCAGCTGAGCACTCCACTTCCTGGTACTAGTGACTTGCACTTCTCCTCCCGATTCTCCCAAAAGTGGTGGGGACAATTCAAGTCATGTCTATGGAAGCAGTACTTGTCCTATTGGAGAAGTCCTCCTTACAACTTGACGCGTACACTCCACACAATCGCTGTGTCTTTTCTCTTCGGGTTACTGTTCTGGAATCAAGGGAAGAAACT AAACAACCAGCAGAACTTATTCAATGTGTTGGGTTCGATGTATATAGCCGTGCTCTTCTTGGGCATAAACAACTGCTCATCAGTACTACACTATGTTGCCACGGAACGGACTGTCATGTACCGTGAGAGATTTGCAGGGATGTACTCTTCATTGGCTTTTTCACTAGCACAG GTTGTTGTTGAGATACCATATATACTAGTTCAAGCAATTTTATTTGTGATCATCACCTATCCGATGATTGGTTATTTCGGGTCAGCAGACAAGATCTTCTGGTACTTCTATGTCATGTTCTGCTCACTGCTATCATTCAATTACCTCGGAATGCTGCTCGTGTCCCTGACACCAAATGTCATGGTGGCTGCAATTCTACAATCTGCCTTCTACgcaaattttaatctttttgctGGGTTTTTGATCCCAAAACCG
- the LOC104431312 gene encoding pleiotropic drug resistance protein 3 isoform X3, giving the protein MAELIGTEADGIRSIQNELSELGRSLRSSFRLHVSSFGSTSVVNTIKNDTSDEYDLQWAAIERLPTFERLRSSLFDSEIDGRAVDDKGKKVVDVTKLGALERHFFIEKLIRHIENDNLNLLRKIRDRTDKVGVKLPTIEVRYLNLCIEADCEIVEGKPLPTLWNSLKSMLPGIPAVPGLKIRMAKISIIKDVSGTIKPGRMTLLLGPPGCGKTSFLKALSGTLGKSIKVTGEISYNGHYLNEFIPQKTSAYISQFDLHIPDMTVRETLDFSARCQGVGSREDIMMEISRREKEAGIFPDPDIDTYMKATAFKGLKRTLRTDYILKILGLDICAGTLVGDPMRRGISGGQKRRLTTAEMIVGPKKALFMDEITNGLDSSTAFQIVSCLQQLAHLTDATILVSLLQPAPETFDLFDDLILLVEGKIVYQGPRDQALKFFEDCGFRCPERKGVADFLQEVISRKDQAQYWQHPELPYSYMSVDMFCKKFKESYCGMKLDQELSGIFDRSKSHKNALSFDVYSLSRWELLRACMARELLLMRRNSFIYVFKSVQLIFVAFITMTVFLRTRMGIDVFHANDYMGSMFYGLIILLVDGFPELAMTVSRLTTFYKQKELYFYPAWAYAIPASILKLPLSLLESVVWTSLTYYVIGYSPEVGRFFRQLLLLFSVHLSSISMFRFLASIFQTAVASNLAASMPAWLKWGFWVSPLTYGEIGLSINEFHAPRWQKISSSNTTIGHTILESRGLNFNGYFFWISVGALLGFTLLFNIGFTLALTFLKPPGSSRAIVSREKYMHRSGTEDSQDNVKHEEPKKVPAEVVQTKHVGRMVLPFTPLTLVFKDVQYYVDAPVEMRQQGFAQKRLQLLSDITGTFRPGILTALMGVSGAGKTTLMDVLCGRKTTGYIEGEIKVGGYPKVQETFARISGYCEQTDIHSPQITVEESVIFSAWLRLDPQINSERKMEFVNEVLETIELDGIKDSLVGIPGVNGLSTEQRKRLTIAVELVANPSIIFMDEPTTGLDARAAAIVMRAVKNIVDTGRTIVCTIHQPSIDIFEAFDELVLLKAGGRLIYSGPLGHNSSIVIKYFESIPGVPDIKSNYNPATWMLEVTSTSTEAELGIDFALFYKESTLYETNKELVKQLSTPLPGTSDLHFSSRFSQKWWGQFKSCLWKQYLSYWRSPPYNLTRTLHTIAVSFLFGLLFWNQGKKLNNQQNLFNVLGSMYIAVLFLGINNCSSVLHYVATERTVMYRERFAGMYSSLAFSLAQVVVEIPYILVQAILFVIITYPMIGYFGSADKIFWYFYVMFCSLLSFNYLGMLLVSLTPNVMVAAILQSAFYANFNLFAGFLIPKPKIPKWWIWLYYVCPTSWALNGMMTSQYGDIDKEIEAFGETKIVAAFLKDYFGFHHDQLYVVAIVLAAFPIVLATLFTYCIGHLNYQRR; this is encoded by the exons ATGGCTGAGCTGATTGGAACAGAAGCAGATGGAATACGGTCGATTCAAAATGAGTTATCAGAGCTAGGAAGGAGCCTCAGATCATCATTTCGGCTTCATGTTTCGAGTTTTGGAAGCACCTCGGTTGTGAacacaataaaaaatgataCTAGTGATGAATATGATCTCCAATGGGCTGCCATTGAGAGGTTACCAACTTTTGAGAGGTTGAGGTCGTCCCTGTTTGATAGTGAGATCGATGGAAGGGCAGTAGATGATAAAGGAAAGAAGGTGGTTGACGTTACCAAGCTTGGTGCATTGGAACGTCATTTTTTCATAGAGAAGCTCATCAGGCATATCGAGAACGACAACCTTAATTTGTTGCGCAAGATTAGGGATAGAACTGACAA GGTTGGTGTCAAATTGCCCACCATAGAAGTCAGATATCTGAATTTATGCATTGAAGCAGACTGTGAGATAGTTGAAGGAAAGCCCCTGCCCACTCTCTGGAATTCTCTAAAAAGCATGCTCCCT GGTATTCCTGCAGTGCCGGGTTTAAAGATACGTATGGCCAAAATAAGCATCATTAAGGATGTCAGTGGAACTATAAAGCCTGGAAG GATGACTTTATTGCTTGGACCTCCTGGATGTGGGAAAACTTCCTTTCTTAAGGCTCTCTCAGGGACTCTAGGCAAATCTATCAAG GTCACTGGAGAAATTTCATATAATGGCCACTATCTTAACGAGTTCATCCCCCAAAAGACATCTGCTTATATAAGCCAATTTGATCTGCACATTCCAGACATGACTGTAAGGGAAACACTGGACTTCTCTGCCCGTTGTCAAGGTGTTGGAAGCAGAGAAG ATATCATGATGGAGATCAGCAGAAGGGAGAAGGAGGCAGGAATCTTTCCAGATCCTGACATAGATACTTACATGAAG GCCACTGCTTTCAAAGGACTTAAAAGAACTCTTCGGACAGACTATATTTTAAAG ATCCTAGGGCTGGATATCTGTGCGGGCACATTGGTTGGAGATCCCATGAGAAGAGGCATATCAGGTGGTCAAAAAAGGAGATTGACTACAG CGGAGATGATTGTGGGCCCAAAAAAAGCTCTATTCATGGACGAAATAACAAACGGCTTGGACAGTTCAACAGCCTTTCAGATTGTTTCTTGTCTTCAGCAGCTAGCACATTTGACAGATGCCACTATACTGGTTTCGCTTCTTCAGCCTGCGCCAGAAACATTTGATCTTTTTGATGACCTCATTCTGCTGGTTGAAGGGAAAATTGTGTACCAAGGCCCTCGTGACCAAGCTCTGAAGTTTTTTGAGGATTGTGGATTCAGGTGTCCTGAAAGAAAAGGGGTCGCCGATTTCCTCCAAGAG GTTATATCTAGAAAAGATCAAGCACAATATTGGCAGCATCCTGAGCTACCGTACAGTTATATGTCAGTTGATATGTTCTgtaaaaagttcaaggaatCTTATTGTGGGATGAAGCTTGATCAGGAGCTTTCAGGCATATTTGATAGGTCCAAAAGCCACAAAAATGctctttcttttgatgtttACTCTCTGTCCAGATGGGAACTTCTCAGAGCATGCATGGCGAGGGAACTTCTTCTCATGAGGAGAAATTCTTTTATCTATGTTTTTAAATCAGTACAG CTTATTTTTGTTGCATTTATCACGATGACTGTATTCTTGCGGACTCGGATGGGAATAGATGTATTTCATGCAAACGACTATATGGGCTCTATGTTTTACGGGCTAATCATACTCCTTGTTGATGGATTTCCGGAATTGGCAATGACAGTTTCAAGGCTCACAACCTTCTACAAACAAAAGGAGCTGTACTTTTACCCTGCTTGGGCTTATGCAATTCCAGCATCTATACTGAAACTTCCTCTTTCACTGCTGGAATCTGTTGTTTGGACATCTCTTACATATTACGTGATTGGATACAGTCCTGAGGTAGGCAG GTTCTTCCGCCAATTACTACTTCTTTTCTCTGTGCACTTGTCGTCCATATCCATGTTCCGTTTTCTGGCCTCAATCTTTCAAACTGCAGTTGCTTCCAACTTAGCTG CCTCTATGCCTGCTTGGTTAAAGTGGGGTTTCTGGGTCTCTCCACTAACATATGGAGAAATTGGACTTTCCATTAATGAATTTCATGCTCCACGATGGCAAAAG ATTTCATCGTCAAACACTACAATAGGGCATACAATCCTTGAAAGCCGAGGACTAAACTTTAATGGGTATTTCTTTTGGATATCAGTTGGTGCCTTACTGGGATTTACCTTACTGTTCAACATCGGTTTCACTTTGGCCTTAACTTTCTTGAAGC CTCCAGGATCATCACGCGCTATCGTTTCACGTGAGAAATACATGCATAGAAGTGGAACCGAAGATTCTCAAGACAACGTAAAGCATGAAGAGCCAAAGAAAGTTCCTGCTGAAGTAGTGCAAACAAAACATG TAGGAAGGATGGTTTTGCCTTTCACACCATTGACCCTCGTGTTTAAAGATGTGCAGTACTACGTAGACGCCCCTGTG GAAATGAGACAACAAGGCTTTGCACAGAAAAGATTGCAACTTCTCTCTGATATCACAGGCACATTCAGACCTGGTATTCTTACCGCATTGATGGGTGTGAGTGGAGCTGGGAAAACTACTCTGATGGATGTCCTTTGTGGGAGAAAAACTACCGGCTATATTGAAGGAGAAATAAAAGTTGGTGGTTATCCCAAGGTTCAAGAAACATTTGCAAGAATCTCTGGTTACTGTGAGCAAACGGACATACATTCCCCACAAATCACTGTGGAAGAGTCTGTCATATTTTCTGCTTGGCTTCGTTTAGATCCTCAGATTAACTCAGAACGTAAAATG GAATTTGTCAATGAAGTCCTGGAGACGATTGAGCTTGATGGAATAAAAGATTCTTTAGTGGGCATACCTGGTGTGAATGGTCTATCCACAGAGCAACGAAAACGACTCACTATCGCTGTAGAGCTTGTTGCAAATCCTTCCATAATCTTTATGGATGAGCCTACAACAGGACTTGATGCTAGAGCTGCTGCGATTGTCATGCGAGCAGTGAAGAATATAGTTGATACAGGAAGAACAATAGTTTGCACCATCCACCAACCCAGCATTGACATATTTGAGGCTTTTGATGAG TTGGTTTTATTAAAAGCTGGTGGACGGCTGATTTACTCAGGACCCTTGGGACATAACTCAAGCATAGTTATAAAATACTTTGAG AGTATTCCTGGGGTGCCAGATATTAAGAGCAACTACAATCCGGCTACATGGATGCTAGAGGTGACTTCTACCTCAACTGAAGCTGAACTTGGCATTGATTTTGCTCTATTCTACAAAGAGTCGACATTGTATGA GACCAACAAAGAGCTTGTAAAGCAGCTGAGCACTCCACTTCCTGGTACTAGTGACTTGCACTTCTCCTCCCGATTCTCCCAAAAGTGGTGGGGACAATTCAAGTCATGTCTATGGAAGCAGTACTTGTCCTATTGGAGAAGTCCTCCTTACAACTTGACGCGTACACTCCACACAATCGCTGTGTCTTTTCTCTTCGGGTTACTGTTCTGGAATCAAGGGAAGAAACT AAACAACCAGCAGAACTTATTCAATGTGTTGGGTTCGATGTATATAGCCGTGCTCTTCTTGGGCATAAACAACTGCTCATCAGTACTACACTATGTTGCCACGGAACGGACTGTCATGTACCGTGAGAGATTTGCAGGGATGTACTCTTCATTGGCTTTTTCACTAGCACAG GTTGTTGTTGAGATACCATATATACTAGTTCAAGCAATTTTATTTGTGATCATCACCTATCCGATGATTGGTTATTTCGGGTCAGCAGACAAGATCTTCTGGTACTTCTATGTCATGTTCTGCTCACTGCTATCATTCAATTACCTCGGAATGCTGCTCGTGTCCCTGACACCAAATGTCATGGTGGCTGCAATTCTACAATCTGCCTTCTACgcaaattttaatctttttgctGGGTTTTTGATCCCAAAACCG